From Rutidosis leptorrhynchoides isolate AG116_Rl617_1_P2 chromosome 3, CSIRO_AGI_Rlap_v1, whole genome shotgun sequence, a single genomic window includes:
- the LOC139896661 gene encoding uncharacterized protein: protein MSWLRSAVNKAVEVGNKNNITRTVKNYADTVVQHAGQAVAEGAKIFNDRLGSRSFKSFKQTVKRLEEASISVRGPERIHLMRRWLAALKETEKLSGSSLEDDEKNQELHLPSEELKDNMKKPSLVLYYDSDMVGDPMNFRDVFLYSQALEGITISMILVPPTEEEVSMLLEFFSCCLTGGKEVHNAIVSSIQDLAKAFSSYQDEVLVKREELLQFAQGAITGLKVNAELKRIDAEASVLKEKLDGIESSGELIGDGYEKASKEATIATIEALKKALAHIRLCSKLEGLLLKKKLLYGGETPEIHAQKVDKLKVLSESLVSSSTKSEKRVSDNRVQKEEALNFRVSKASEVSEMEKELAAEVAGLEKQRNDLETELKRVNISLAAANGRLQNVREERDQFYEANDQLVAHLKTKEDELVKSISSCKQEVNVLNTWVNFLEDTWSLQRANIEPKEKQITDGLAKHESYFVDLVTKLLSAYEEGLKPSVDRIEKYVENLKSLSEGKGPTSNVNKEDSKVINPRRSLEEEYLDYEAKIITTFSVVDNMKEQFYAQQGKTSRKENTKVKELFENIEKLRVKFDAIERPELEMENPDQEEETIEAETSTKPVESRSQPKQKTTDRPETQSQTQTKDQQVKTPTAKSDQGQGLDPEGEIAKLESEFGKVNHEYTEEEIGDWEFDELEKELSK from the exons ATGTCTTGGTTAAGATCTGCAGTCAACAAGGCCGTTGAAGTCGGAAACAAAAACAACATAACTCGCACCGTTAAAAATTACGCCGATACTGTTGTCCAACACGCCGGTCAAGCCGTTGCTGAAGGCGCTAAAATCTTCAATGACCGACTC GGGAGTCGGAGTTTTAAAAGCTTTAAGCAGACGGTTAAAAGATTGGAAGAAGCATCTATATCTGTTAGAGGTCCAGAAAGGATACATTTGATGAGAAGATGGCTTGCTGCTTTGAAAGAAACGGAGAAACTGTCAGGGAGTTCTCTCGAAGATGATGAGAAGAATCAGGAACTGCATCTTCCTTCTGAAGAGCTAAAAGACAATATGAAAAAGCCCTCTCTT GTTCTGTACTATGATTCTGATATGGTGGGAGATCCTATGAATTTCCGTGATGTTTTTCTTTATAGTCAGGCTTTGGAGGGTATTACAATATCTATG ATTCTTGTACCTCCAACTGAGGAGGAGGTTTCTATGCTTCTGGAATTCTTCAG TTGCTGCCTTACTGGAGgaaaagaagttcataatgctATAGTCAGCAGCATTCAAGATTTGGCCAAAGCCTTTTCAAGCTATCAAGATGAAGTTTTG GTAAAACGTGAGGAGTTACTGCAGTTTGCACAAGGTGCCATCACTGGGTTAAAAGTTAATGCGGAGCTTAAAAG AATAGATGCTGAAGCCTCTGTACTCAAGGAAAAACTTGATGGAATAGAATCATCTGGGGAGCTTATTGGTGATGGGTATGAAAAAGCCTCTAAAGAAGCAACTATTGCTACAATAGAG GCTCTGAAGAAGGCTCTTGCCCATATTCGACTTTGTTCCAAACTGGAAGGGCTTCTATTGAAAAAGAAGTTGCTTTATGGAGGTGAAACTCCCGAGATCCATGCTCAAAAG GTGGATAAGTTGAAAGTGTTATCTGAATCACTTGTTAGCTCCTCCACAAAATCTGAGAAGCGTGTTTCCGACAACAG AGTTCAGAAAGAGGAGGCTTTAAATTTTCGTGTCTCTAAAGCTAGTGAAGTTAGTGAAATGGAGAAg GAATTGGCTGCTGAGGTTGCAGGTCTAGAAAAACAGAGAAACGACCTTGAAACTGAATTAAAAAGG GTCAATATCTCATTAGCAGCTGCTAACGGACGGCTTCAGAATGTTAGGGAAGAACGAGATCAATTTTATGAAGCTAATGATCAGCTTGTTGCTCACTTGAAAACAAAG GAAGATGAACTAGTAAAATCCATCAGTTCCTGTAAGCAAGAAGTGAATGTGCTGAATACTTGGGTCAATTTCTTAGAAGATACATGGTCTCTTCAACGTGCTAATATAGAGCCCAAGGAGAAACAGATCAC TGATGGTTTGGCAAAACATGAGAGCTACTTTGTGGACCTGGTCACTAAACTGCTGTCAGCTTATGAG GAGGGATTGAAGCCTTCAGTCGACCGTATTGAGAAATATGTAGAGAATTTGAAGAGCTTAAGTGAagg GAAAGGTCCGACGTCTAATGTGAATAAAGAAGATTCCAAAGTGATCAATCCTCGGAGGAGTCTTGAGGAGGAATATCTGGATTATGAAGCTAAG ATCATTACGACATTCAGTGTGGTGGATAACATGAAAGAGCAGTTCTATGCTCAACAAGGGAAAACTTCCAG GAAAGAAAATACTAAAGTCAAAGAACTTTTTGAAAATATCGAGAAGTTGAGGGTAAAGTTTGATGCAATCGAGAGGCCAGAGCTTGAAATGGAGAATCCGGACCAAGAAGAGGAGACAATAGAAGCTGAAACAAGCACCAAGCCAGTAGAAAGTCGATCACAACCAAAGCAAAAAACTACAGACAGACCTGAAACTCAAAGCCAAACACAGACAAAGGACCAGCAAGTGAAAACACCTACTGCAAAAAGTGATCAGGGTCAGGGGCTAGATCCTGAAGGCGAGATAGCGAAGCTGGAGTCTGAGTTTGGTAAAGTTAACCATGAGTACACAGAAGAAGAGATTGGTGACTGGGAGTTTGATGAGCTTGAAAAAGAGTTGAGCAAATAG